One window from the genome of Glycine soja cultivar W05 chromosome 12, ASM419377v2, whole genome shotgun sequence encodes:
- the LOC114379094 gene encoding transcription factor bHLH30-like — MEMEAFAPHRISDGFQVSCGVIGNGYGSSSSLVLDKEKGELVEAPVKLERKGVSPERSIEALKNHSEAERRRRARINAHLDTLRSVIPGAKKLDKATLLGEVIRHLKDLKTNAAQASEGLMIPKDSDEIRIEEQEGGLNGFPYSIRASLCCEYKPGLLTDIRQALDALHLMIIRAEIATLGGRMKNVFVIINCKEQNVEDAEYRQFLAGSVHQALRSVLDRFSVSQDMLESRKRRRISIFSSSSIGDFL; from the exons ATGGAAATGGAAGCCTTTGCCCCACATAGGATTAGTGATGGTTTTCAAGTGAGTTGTGGTGTAATTGGAAATGGGTATGGTTCATCTTCGTCTCTAGTGTTGGATAAGGAGAAGGGAGAGCTTGTGGAGGCCCCTGTCAAATTGGAACGCAAGGGTGTTTCTCCTGAGAGAAGCATTGAAGCCTTGAAGAACCATAGTGAGGCAGAGAGGAGAAGGAGAGCAAGAATTAATGCACATCTTGATACACTTCGCTCTGTCATTCCAGGTGCTAAGAAG TTGGACAAAGCAACCTTGCTGGGTGAGGTTATTAGACATTTGAAAGATCTGAAAACAAATGCAGCACAAGCTAGTGAAGGCCTAATGATACCAAAGGACAGTGATGAAATAAGAATTGAAGAACAGGAGGGAGGATTGAATGGCTTCCCTTACTCAATCAGGGCATCACTATGCTGTGAATACAAACCCGGGTTATTAACTGATATAAGACAAGCACTTGATGCACTTCATCTTATGATAATAAGGGCTGAGATTGCAACCTTGGGAGGAAGGATGAAGAATGTGTTTGTGATAATTAACTGCAAAGAACAAAATGTTGAAGATGCTGAGTACCGCCAGTTTCTGGCAGGGTCTGTTCATCAAGCTCTAAGATCTGTGTTGGATAGATTTTCTGTTTCACAGGACATGTTAGAAAGCAGGAAGAGAAGGAGGATTTCTATATTCAGTTCTTCATCTATAGGAGATTTCTTATGA